AACCGCTGCGGGTGGTGCATGGGCCGATCAAGAGCAAGTTCGGGTATCACCTGGTTCAGGTGTTCTACCGGGATTGAGGGATGCCGGCCCCGAAGCGGCTCCTGTGGCGAGGGGATTTATCCCCGCTGGGCTGCGCAGCAGCCCCAAGTTCGGCAGCTCGGTGTGCCAGGAAGATTGCGTCCACTGTTTTAGGGCTGCTTCGCAGCCCAGCGGGGATAAATCCTCTCGCCACAAAGACAGCACTTCCAAAAATGTCGCTACTTGGGTATCAACGCCCCCGGCACCTGAATCACCCGACTCGCCAGCCAATGCCCCGCCTCGGCCGCCTCCGCCGGGCTACCGCCCAGTAAACGACTCGCCAGGTAGGCGGCGCTGAACGAGTCTCCCGCCGCTGTCGTATCCACCACGCGCTCAACCCGTTGAGCTGGCACCTCATAGAACTGTCCATCACAACGGATCAGGCAGGTCTCGGCGCCACGCTTGAGCACCACCTCCGGCGTACCGAGTTGCCCATAGGCCGCGAACACCGCCTCGCTGTCGGCATGACCGAACAGCGCCAGTTCGTCCTCCACGGTCAGCAACGCCAGCTCGACGTGGGGCAACACGCTGCGGTAAGCCGCCCGGGCGGTCTCGACCGAAGCCCAGAGCCGTGGCCGGTAGTTGTTGTCGAACACCACCTGGGCACCGCGTCGCCGCGCCTCGATCAAGGTTTCGATGAGTTTGCGCCGGCCCTGCTCGCCAATCACCGCCAGGGTGATACCGCTGAAATACAGCACGTCATAGTCCGGCAAGGCTTCCAGGATCGGCGCGGCGGCCGGCGTGGTGAAGCACTCGCGCACCGCGGCCTCGTTGCGCCAGTACAGAAAACGCCGCTCGCCGGCCGCGTCGGTCTGGATGCAGTACAGGCCCGGCAGGCGTCCGGGCAAACGCTGGACCCTGTCCAGGCCGATGTTTTCTTCGGCCCATCTGCGGCACATGGCGTCGCTGAAAGAGTCGTCGCCCAGGGCGGTGACGTAATCCACCACGCCCTTCTCGCCCAACGCGCGGGACAGATACACCGCGGTGTTCAGGGTGTCGCCACCGAAGCTCTGCACCAGACTGCCGTCGGCGCGGTGTTGCAGTTCGATCATGCATTCGCCGATCAGGGCGATGCGGGGTTTAGTGTTGCTCATGGGTAATCCTGATATTCAGCGGTGTTCTACAGGCCGTCTTCGCGAGCAAGCCCGCTCCCACATTTGAACCGTTGTGAACACGGCGTTTGTGTCCACTAAAGATCCCCTGTGGGAGCGGGCTTGCTCGCGAAGAGCTCAACTCGGTCTCAAGCCTTAGAAACAAGTCTCCATAAGCTCAACCACCCGCAACCCCTCATCCACCAGGCACCCCACCCGCCACTTGTCGAACGTCAGGCACGGGTGGGAAGTCCCAAACGCAATGATGTCCCCCACCCGCAGCTCGACCCCCGGCGCCACCGTCATGAACGCATGCTGGTCCATCACCGCCGTCACCTTGCAAGCGCTGACATCGTCACCCGTCACCAAATCAGCCTCTGGTTTGTAGCGCTTGAGCGGCACCGGCAGCCCGGCGTCATAGGCGACGTCGCGCTTGCCCAGGGCGATCACCGCGAAGCCCGGCTCCGGCATCGACTGCACGTGGGCCCAGACTTCCAGGGCCGGGCGCAGGCCTTCGTGCAAGTCGCTGCGCCGTTCCAGTACGCAGCACTGGGCTTCCTTGTAGATGCCATGGTCGTGGGCCACATAACTGCCGGGACGCAGCACGCTGAGGAAACGCCCTTGGGCATTCCGGGCTTCGAAGGATTCGGCAATCAGGTCGTACCAGGCCGAACCCGAGGCGGTGATGATCGGCTTGGCGATGGCGAATGCGCCGCTGTCCTGCAACTGCATGGCCAGCCCCACCAGCGATGCG
This genomic interval from Pseudomonas alvandae contains the following:
- a CDS encoding sugar kinase — protein: MSNTKPRIALIGECMIELQHRADGSLVQSFGGDTLNTAVYLSRALGEKGVVDYVTALGDDSFSDAMCRRWAEENIGLDRVQRLPGRLPGLYCIQTDAAGERRFLYWRNEAAVRECFTTPAAAPILEALPDYDVLYFSGITLAVIGEQGRRKLIETLIEARRRGAQVVFDNNYRPRLWASVETARAAYRSVLPHVELALLTVEDELALFGHADSEAVFAAYGQLGTPEVVLKRGAETCLIRCDGQFYEVPAQRVERVVDTTAAGDSFSAAYLASRLLGGSPAEAAEAGHWLASRVIQVPGALIPK